A genomic stretch from Helianthus annuus cultivar XRQ/B chromosome 1, HanXRQr2.0-SUNRISE, whole genome shotgun sequence includes:
- the LOC110883328 gene encoding BURP domain protein RD22, with protein MNISHFINSTSTTHQTSSKLTPRISFSFGFSFSPMRFFLIHVCTLFSVALLGSHAVTPEVYWKSVLPNSPMPKSIKDLLYTEWNDEKSTAVGVGKGGVSVHTGKPGKRTDVGVGKGGVGVHTGKPGKRTDVGVGKGGVGVHTGKPGKRTDVSVGKGGVGVHTGKPGKGTHVGVGKGGVNVHTRHKGKPVYVGVRKGPNPFVYQYAASENQLKDNPNVALFFKENDLHQGKEMNLHFTKNDEKATFLPRQIADSIPFSSNKLPQIYEEFSVKPDSMEAEIMKQTLSECESTGIEGEEKYCATSLESMVDFSTTKLGRNVKAISTEVSAKESTPLQKYKIEVAKKLVANKAVVCHKQNYAYAVFYCHKTASTQAYAVSMVGADGTKVNAVAVCHTDTAKWNPKHLAFQVLKVKPGTVPICHFLPEDHVVWVPY; from the exons ATGAACATCTCCCACTTTATAAATTCCACATCGACCactcatcaaacatcatcaaaatTAACTCCTAGAATCAGTTTTAGTTTCGGTTTCAGCTTCTCTCCAATGAGGTTCTTTCTTATCCACGTTTGTACACTTTTTTCG GTAGCACTTTTAGGAAGTCATGCTGTGACTCCTGAAGTATACTGGAAGTCTGTGTTACCAAACAGTCCTATGCCAAAATCAATCAAAGATCTTCTATATACAGAATGGAATGACGAGAAAAGCACCGCAGTGGGGGTAGGAAAAGGCGGTGTAAGTGTTCAtacaggaaaaccaggaaaacgaACAGATGTTGGTGTTGGGAAAGGTGGTGTTGGCGTTCACACCGGGAAACCAGGAAAACGGACAGATGTTGGTGTCGGGAAAGGCGGTGTCGGTGTTCACACTGGAAAACCAGGAAAACGGACAGATGTTAGTGTCGGGAAAGGCGGTGTCGGTGTTCACACAGGAAAACCAGGAAAGGGAACCCATGTTGGTGTTGGAAAAGGTGGTGTAAATGTGCACACCCGCCACAAAGGGAAGCCAGTTTATGTAGGTGTGCGTAAAGGACCTAATCCTTTTGTTTACCAGTATGCTGCATCCGAGAATCAGCTCAAGGATAATCCAAATGTAGCATTGTTTTTCAAGGAGAATGATTTGCATCAAGGCAAAGAAATGAACCTACACTTCACTAAAAACGACGAAAAAGCTACGTTTTTACCTCGACAAATCGCTGATTCGATACCCTTTTCGTCGAACAAGCTTCCACAAATCTACGAAGAGTTCTCAGTTAAACCTGACTCGATGGAAGCCGAGATCATGAAGCAAACGCTTAGCGAATGCGAGAGTACAGGCATTGAAGGTGAGGAGAAATACTGCGCGACTTCATTAGAATCCATGGTCGATTTTAGTACTACCAAACTTGGTCGAAATGTGAAAGCGATTTCAACAGAGGTTAGCGCTAAAGAAAGTACCCCGTTACAAAAGTACAAAATTGAAGTCGCTAAAAAGCTTGTGGCGAATAAAGCAGTGGTTTGTCATAAGCAAAACTACGCATACGCGGTCTTTTATTGCCATAAAACCGCTAGTACTCAAGCTTATGCGGTTTCTATGGTTGGTGCGGACGGTACAAAGGTGAATGCGGTTGCGGTTTGCCATACTGACACTGCAAAATGGAACCCAAAACATTTGGCGTTTCAAGTGCTTAAAGTTAAACCGGGAACTGTTCCGATTTGCCATTTCTTACCTGAAGATCATGTTGTTTGGGTTCCATACTAA